The Brassica napus cultivar Da-Ae chromosome C1, Da-Ae, whole genome shotgun sequence DNA segment AACCGTTCAAGTTATGCTATTATCTTGTTTTATAACCAGACGACGACATCCatgttctctctttttttgtcaaaaagttCTTGATCTCTTTATGGTTACTTCCTACCTGGATTTTGTCTTTGATATGTGGTGGGTCAAGCTTTCTTTATTATATCGCTCGCTACACTATAggccaatttaaaaaaaaaaaactcaattaaGTAAAACTTTCTTTGTTATATCACTACCCTTTAAGCCAATTAAAAAAACTCAACTAGGTTAAAACATTATAATAAGTGGAAGGAAAATTAATTAACATGTTGACTACCTGCTCGATTAAAACATTATAACAAGTTCAGCAACTTTCTCTCTCCTCGGTCCTCTACTTTCTCTCCCGATCTAGAAATCAGGACTGTGTGGCTCCGGCTTGTCGGCGGCGCATGAGAGGCCGTTCCGACACTGGGAGACTTTTTCTTCTACCTCAatctctttttttccttttgcctTTCATCTGTGATCTCCACTCTCTCCACCTTGCTCCTCGCTCTGTTGCTAGGGTCTCGTCGGTTCTGCCTTCGCACGTGAGAATCTCCGCCTCGGATGTGGATTGCTGGTTGTTGGAGCGGCGGTACGGGGTTAGTGCGGTCTCGGTTTCAGAGGTCGGCTTTTAGGGTTTGCAAGGGGTCCCTTTAGCCCCTTGGTGGTACAGTGGCGCATGGAGGCAGTTCGGCGGGTCCCTTTATGCCCGCTTTTTGTTATTCTCCGGTCGGTCTAGAGGCCTTATCGGCTCCTTGCTCTGAGTGGTTAGGCGTTATATGAGGTTGTGCAGCGGGTTTGGAGCAATTTTCTCTGGGTATGGTTCttatatcttcttctatatgCGTATGTGCTTAATTGGTGCGAAAGTTATGAGTTCCAAAGAATTCCCCGGGAGCTAACTACTCCAAAGATGGTATGAGAGTTACTGGCATCCGAGGCAACGAGGAGAACTTTACTCATTGGGTcctaaaaatttcaaaagtgAGCAATCGGATATGCCGGGTTTAGTTGGTGGACGAAGATAGCTTTGTAATACACTTACAGCTTCTGTTCAAATTGAGCTTGTAACTGGGTCTAATACCTCCGTTTTTCAGGTTGAATTTAATATAactctaattaaaaaaaaagataaccaaATAAACctatataaaaatgataaagtTATGTCTAATTAGGACGTTTGACCCACAAATTAAAATCCTTAACTGCCCCACTTTTCCATGTACACTGCACACAAAACAACATGCTGACACGTGTAGAGTCTGTATATGTATAGGTATGTGTCTATATGAATACCTGTATTTAATAATGtattcataaattattattatttctgtAAATTTATACATTCTTATTTTAGATTATGAGATATCCATTCTAGTATATCATcgatgtttattaatatttatagaatatttaaattttctaattgTTATTGTAAgttataaaaatctaattatttatatgGAAACATGTGTTTGAAAGTATTTAcagaattttttataaaaattcaaagagaaatctattttattatttgatgaaatatctatttaaaaataatattctttccGTTTTTTAAGATAAgtcgttttaaataaatttttatgttttaaattatatgacgttttcggttttctatgtaaaatttattaacacttaatgttatatgaccaatgataatatagcttctgttttattattggttgatttgtgattaggtaaataattaatgatgtttttatttaaaaaatataaagaattaatgattttttaatctatgtgcacaattATAAGATgagttatattaaaaaacggagggagtaacgGTAAAGCTCTTATCTATCACGCTATCGTTTTAGACTATATTTaatcatcttttatttttaagctTAGATATCTCaaattcattaaagaaatagtccggaatcaaaaataaataaaggaaaGACTCAGTAGCCGGAATTATAAATAGCCTGATTCCTGGTGTTCGTTTAGCAGAGgcatatatacacacacatactCGAGAATAAGAGAAAAATTATCAAAGGATGAAACGCAAGAGATGCGAGATGGAAGAGGCAGcgaaggaaaagaaaataacaGAGATTGGATCAGCCATTGAAGAACTCTCTGTTCTTTCTATAGCCAAGACCACAATAGTTACCACCGAAACAGAAGCCACCAGCAACATCATCAATCTACCATTAAAGCCTCTCCTCTCATTTTGCAAATTAATCATCCAAGTTCTTGGTATATATTCAAGAATCAATATTACTAAATGTTATgcagtttttgtttcttttccatATTTTGGGCGAGTTATTATGTTAATTTAATACTTTAAAGAGTTATGTTCTTCGGAATCTTGCTCACTGTATTGTTTAGGTTTCTTAGCTTCTCCAATGGATGTTCTTAATCTTTGTTGATTGATTGCTGCAGATAAAATTGGCCCGACAATGGCTGTTCTCCGACAAGACattaatcaaaatattcaagtaattaattttgtctttttgtttaaTACTCCTAATAATATCAATTCaacatatagtatataataCGGATCATTTTCAATGCTCGTAACTTGCGTAATCAgttctaatttttttcattttcattattaTTGTCCTTTGTTTTACTGAAACACACACAGTATTTTATGCAATagatagttcaaaaaaaaatcaaagtataATTAACTAATTAGCATGATTAAAAATGATGTTTCGACTCGACGGCATATGGACCCGTCTACACCTTTACGTTGCTTTCAGGGTCATTTTCGTcagactctctctttctctcgaaTGAATGGACCTCGTTTTTTCTCCATCCTcgtctttattattattattatagattttatcATGTTATTTAAACCTATTATGTTTATTGAGTTGGTGTAGAGATTAGAAGAGATGTGGGAGTCTGATCCTATTATGTACTCAAATTTGGTTGAGATAATGAGAAAAGAAGCCAATGAAGGATCCTCTAAGAAGCCTAAAAGCTGTAGCAGAGCTACTCTTTGGCTAACCAGGTACTCATCTTTTTTGctgcatttaaaatataatccaAACAGGTTTGGTTaggaccatataaatatataaaccagcAAATTCTTGTACTCCCAAAATATTACAGAGCGATGGATTTTACATTGGCACTATTGCAACGGCTAGTCAAAGACATGTCACAAAACATGGAACAAGCGGTTgaagaaagttataatttgacTATAAAACCATGGCATGGATGGATCTCTTGTGCTGCTTTCAAGgtattattttatgttaatgTTCTGATTATaaatcgagaaaaaaaaaattataaaacaaaagcacaaattttatttattaactaGACAATTTCTTGGAATATGTTTCATGTTTGTGCTTTTGTCTTAAGGTAGCTCTTAAGCTGGTACCAAACAATAACACATTCATTAATGTGCTTGCGGGTAAAGACGAGAGTCACCAGATGGTTCAAGATGATATAAGAAGTTTAATTTCTTTGCTCATTCCACTTGTAAGCCAGCTCCATTCTATTTTGGTaagatttttttggtaatagTAAAACAGTGATATAATTTGTGTATTAATTTCATTGtgattagttttgatttttctgaatttttttttgttgcggTAGGAACTGTATGAAGTGCACAAACTAAAGTCAACGTGAGAAAAAGAACGGAGGAAGACCTTAAGAGTGTAGTTTGGTTGTAACATATATAGTTTAACTTGTAGCATCATTTTTCTGATGGGTTTTCAATTTTCTTCGAATGAGATATTTCATCTCGCATGCATgcaatgataaatttttttttgaaactataa contains these protein-coding regions:
- the LOC106374864 gene encoding glycolipid transfer protein 3-like → MKRKRCEMEEAAKEKKITEIGSAIEELSVLSIAKTTIVTTETEATSNIINLPLKPLLSFCKLIIQVLDKIGPTMAVLRQDINQNIQRLEEMWESDPIMYSNLVEIMRKEANEGSSKKPKSCSRATLWLTRAMDFTLALLQRLVKDMSQNMEQAVEESYNLTIKPWHGWISCAAFKVALKLVPNNNTFINVLAGKDESHQMVQDDIRSLISLLIPLVSQLHSILELYEVHKLKST